A region of uncultured Desulfobacter sp. DNA encodes the following proteins:
- a CDS encoding BON domain-containing protein: MTKVKTTLLFHRNVSTTATEVFAKDGTITLRGEADNNAQKDLTTEYALDVEGVKNVNNEMTVSEAGEATSSAQKIAAKTNVVVELIDDTSITALVKTSLLYHRSTSAINTEVETKNGVVTLKGIAKTSAEKDLAGRYASDVNGVNKVNNIIIVIVE, encoded by the coding sequence ATTACCAAAGTAAAAACCACACTTTTATTTCATAGGAACGTCAGCACTACGGCAACTGAGGTTTTCGCAAAAGATGGCACCATCACCTTGCGCGGTGAAGCAGACAATAACGCCCAGAAAGATTTGACGACCGAATATGCCTTGGATGTGGAAGGCGTTAAAAATGTAAATAATGAAATGACCGTTTCAGAGGCCGGTGAGGCAACATCAAGTGCCCAAAAGATCGCCGCCAAGACGAATGTGGTGGTTGAATTGATTGACGATACGTCTATTACTGCCCTGGTAAAAACCTCATTGCTTTATCATCGCTCAACCAGTGCCATCAACACCGAAGTTGAGACAAAAAATGGTGTGGTCACGCTGAAAGGCATAGCCAAGACGTCCGCTGAAAAGGATCTGGCCGGCAGATATGCAAGTGATGTTAACGGCGTAAATAAGGTTAACAACATCATCATCGTCATCGTCGAGTAA
- a CDS encoding transposase codes for MIKTNDHNQLHLFDPWDFLSPKRRKLLDDSWAGLFQKEILRSLPVNLIKPYFSREAGRPTKELFTMLGVLLLQQAHDLTDEETVSQLAFNIQWHYALNLTEESDAAKYLCLKTLWTFRQLMIEKKLDKTLFNAITDKLAAVFEVNSDNQRIDSVHVKSNMRRLGRISIFAASINKFLVNLKRKHPDHFSGISTDIIGKYISEKALSCFSMVKPSDSAKTLASVSKDLYHLIQEFKSDSDVSSMYSYKLLERVLKEQCNLEVDPESGQKVALKAPKEIPSDSLQNPSDPDATYSGHKGQGYQVQVMETFTETEDEDEKAGTLNLITHVEVEPASASDANALIPAIDAAKQRNLSPKELQADSLYGSDENHQIAQSDGINLVSPTMGTTKKEKLSLTDFNLAADGQIITCPQGHAPVFKKKKKERITQGFPLDTCMGCPQLEDCPVKQGKKYAYSRYTAKAARIARRRAYEQTDEFKDRYRWRAGVEATMSEYDRRTGVKRLKYRGLQAVRFAATLKAAGINLFRATIVQKALSYA; via the coding sequence ATGATTAAAACAAATGACCACAATCAGCTCCACCTTTTCGATCCTTGGGACTTTTTAAGCCCGAAGCGCAGGAAATTGCTCGATGACTCCTGGGCAGGGCTTTTTCAAAAAGAAATCCTCCGCTCATTACCGGTCAATCTGATCAAACCCTATTTCTCAAGAGAAGCAGGACGTCCTACAAAGGAACTCTTCACCATGCTCGGTGTTTTGCTGCTCCAGCAAGCTCATGATCTTACTGACGAAGAAACCGTATCGCAACTGGCATTCAATATTCAATGGCACTATGCCTTGAATTTAACGGAAGAATCGGATGCCGCCAAATATCTATGTTTGAAAACCCTGTGGACCTTCCGTCAACTCATGATCGAAAAGAAACTGGACAAAACCCTCTTCAATGCTATTACAGACAAACTTGCAGCAGTGTTTGAAGTCAATTCTGACAACCAAAGAATCGATTCGGTCCATGTTAAGTCAAATATGCGACGGCTGGGAAGAATCAGTATCTTTGCAGCGAGTATCAATAAATTTCTGGTTAACCTGAAACGCAAGCACCCTGACCATTTTTCCGGTATCAGCACCGATATTATCGGGAAGTATATTTCGGAAAAGGCATTGTCCTGCTTTTCCATGGTAAAACCCTCTGATTCAGCTAAAACTCTTGCAAGTGTCAGCAAGGATCTTTACCATCTGATCCAGGAATTTAAAAGCGACTCTGATGTTTCATCCATGTACAGCTACAAGCTGCTTGAAAGGGTTTTGAAAGAGCAGTGCAATCTGGAAGTTGATCCTGAAAGTGGCCAGAAGGTTGCGCTTAAAGCTCCAAAAGAGATTCCTTCAGACTCACTTCAAAATCCTTCAGACCCTGATGCGACCTACAGCGGACATAAGGGACAAGGTTACCAGGTTCAGGTGATGGAAACCTTTACAGAAACAGAGGATGAAGATGAGAAGGCCGGAACCTTGAATCTTATCACTCATGTTGAGGTGGAACCTGCCTCGGCAAGTGATGCCAATGCTCTTATCCCTGCAATTGATGCCGCCAAGCAGAGAAACCTTTCTCCCAAAGAACTCCAGGCGGACTCTCTTTATGGAAGCGATGAGAATCACCAGATTGCCCAGTCAGATGGAATTAATCTTGTTTCGCCCACCATGGGAACGACCAAAAAGGAAAAGCTCAGCCTTACTGATTTCAACCTTGCGGCAGATGGGCAGATCATAACATGTCCGCAAGGGCATGCCCCGGTTTTTAAAAAGAAAAAGAAGGAACGGATTACCCAAGGTTTTCCCCTTGATACCTGCATGGGCTGCCCTCAACTGGAAGATTGCCCGGTAAAACAGGGGAAAAAGTACGCGTACAGTCGATATACCGCTAAGGCTGCAAGGATCGCCCGAAGAAGAGCTTATGAACAGACAGATGAGTTCAAAGATAGATATCGGTGGCGAGCCGGAGTCGAAGCAACAATGTCCGAATATGATCGACGAACCGGGGTGAAACGATTAAAATATCGAGGTCTCCAAGCAGTAAGGTTCGCGGCAACCTTAAAAGCAGCAGGAATCAACCTCTTCAGGGCAACTATTGTCCAGAAGGCGCTTAGCTATGCATAA
- a CDS encoding 2-oxoacid:acceptor oxidoreductase subunit alpha, which produces MTIKIGGAAGQGIQTIGNLLARACRDAGFYIMAINDFESRVRGGHSFFQMRISDKPVYAPHHRVDLLIALNKETWDLHKDQLRDDGMAILEVPLDSPSKQAVCIEFSTIAKEAGNTLYSNTVAAAAGLSILGASFDRIDALLSRQFNGKKEDIIEKNINAARLGCDAVKEIRFPRQPFLRTSAPKGQMMAGSRAVALGAVASDCRIAAFYPMSPATSIMQHLSGWTNRLPLVVEQAEDEIAAVNMIIGASFAGARAMTATSGGGFCLMAEGLGLSAITETPIVIVDAQRPGPATGLPTRTSQGDLLFAIHASQDDFPRFVFAPGNPWEAFEITQKAFALSEKYQVPAIILMDQYLADAMFLLEHSFTFPKKVERFIVGDKDLKNPKNYNRYALTSSGISPRALPCTGDARVVVSSDEHREDGHITEDIDNRNAMVNKRKSKLPDMIREMSAPQGLFPDAKTLLLGWGSTSGSIKESVEGLRNEGMDVGCLLFTDLWPFPAAIVESHLKGQVKTIITVEQNSSAQFGHLLKEQTGISYTHAILKYDGRPFYPIEIMDAVKEAVKEKEKH; this is translated from the coding sequence ATGACCATTAAAATTGGCGGGGCAGCCGGCCAGGGGATACAGACGATCGGAAATCTTTTGGCCCGGGCATGCCGGGATGCAGGGTTTTACATCATGGCGATCAACGATTTTGAGTCCCGGGTCCGGGGCGGTCACAGTTTTTTTCAGATGCGCATCAGTGATAAGCCGGTTTATGCACCTCATCACCGGGTGGATCTTTTAATTGCCCTTAATAAAGAGACCTGGGACCTGCATAAGGATCAATTACGGGACGATGGGATGGCTATCCTGGAGGTACCGCTTGATTCTCCATCCAAACAGGCGGTTTGCATCGAATTCTCAACCATTGCCAAAGAAGCCGGCAATACGCTTTATTCCAATACGGTTGCCGCTGCTGCCGGCCTGTCAATACTGGGGGCATCTTTTGACAGAATTGACGCCCTGCTGTCCAGGCAGTTTAATGGAAAAAAGGAGGATATTATTGAAAAAAATATCAACGCAGCCCGGCTGGGATGTGATGCGGTCAAGGAGATTCGTTTTCCCCGGCAACCGTTTTTAAGGACATCTGCTCCCAAAGGCCAAATGATGGCAGGCTCCCGGGCGGTTGCCCTGGGTGCCGTTGCATCAGACTGCCGGATAGCGGCATTTTATCCCATGTCCCCTGCAACCAGTATCATGCAGCATCTTAGCGGCTGGACAAACCGCCTTCCCCTTGTGGTGGAACAGGCAGAAGATGAAATTGCGGCCGTTAACATGATTATCGGCGCCTCCTTTGCCGGTGCGCGGGCCATGACCGCCACCTCGGGCGGTGGATTTTGTCTCATGGCAGAAGGCCTTGGTCTTTCAGCCATTACGGAAACCCCTATTGTCATTGTCGATGCCCAGCGGCCTGGCCCTGCCACAGGCCTGCCGACCCGCACCAGTCAAGGAGATCTTTTATTTGCCATCCATGCCTCCCAGGATGATTTTCCACGGTTTGTCTTTGCACCGGGTAACCCCTGGGAAGCCTTTGAAATCACCCAAAAGGCATTTGCCCTGTCTGAAAAATACCAGGTTCCGGCAATTATTCTTATGGATCAATATCTGGCAGACGCCATGTTTTTACTGGAACACTCATTTACTTTTCCCAAAAAGGTTGAACGATTTATTGTTGGGGATAAAGATCTTAAAAACCCGAAAAATTACAATCGGTATGCGTTGACATCCTCCGGGATTTCGCCCAGGGCACTGCCATGCACAGGGGATGCCAGAGTCGTGGTATCCAGTGATGAACACAGAGAAGACGGCCATATCACCGAGGATATTGATAACAGAAACGCCATGGTCAACAAGCGTAAATCAAAGCTGCCGGATATGATCAGGGAAATGTCTGCACCCCAAGGATTGTTCCCCGACGCAAAAACACTGCTGCTGGGGTGGGGATCAACATCGGGCAGCATTAAAGAATCAGTGGAAGGTCTCCGCAACGAGGGAATGGATGTGGGTTGCCTTTTATTTACAGACCTGTGGCCCTTTCCCGCCGCAATTGTCGAATCCCATTTAAAAGGCCAGGTCAAAACTATTATTACGGTGGAACAAAATTCAAGTGCTCAGTTCGGGCACCTGCTAAAAGAGCAGACCGGGATTTCATACACCCATGCCATACTGAAATATGACGGCAGACCCTTTTACCCGATTGAAATCATGGATGCTGTTAAAGAAGCGGTTAAAGAAAAGGAGAAACATTGA
- a CDS encoding 2-oxoacid:ferredoxin oxidoreductase subunit beta — protein sequence MVTLKDFNSDYQNQWCPGCGNFGILEAMKDALTKQGIPPEKILLISGIGQAAKTPHFLNCNMFHSLHGRALPLALGAKLANHDLKIIVNSGDGDCYGEGGNHFMHAIRRNTDLTLLVHNNQVYGLTKGQASPTSGLGMTTALQPDGVISEPFNGPAVALSLGAGFVARGFSGNKDHLSDLIQKAMSHKGLSLIDIMQPCVSFNKINTFEWYKKRVYEADNPEPDNFTQAMKLAMEWGDAIPIGIFYQTKKPDFTSRIKGLENGPLIFRNYDPEKARAILQDS from the coding sequence ATGGTTACCCTAAAGGATTTTAATTCAGACTATCAAAATCAGTGGTGTCCGGGATGTGGAAATTTCGGGATTTTGGAAGCCATGAAAGATGCCCTGACCAAACAGGGTATCCCGCCGGAAAAAATTTTGCTCATTTCCGGCATCGGCCAGGCAGCCAAAACCCCCCATTTTTTAAACTGCAATATGTTTCACAGTCTTCATGGGAGGGCACTGCCTCTGGCTTTGGGAGCAAAATTGGCCAACCATGATCTGAAAATAATAGTGAATTCAGGGGATGGCGATTGCTATGGCGAAGGAGGCAACCATTTCATGCACGCCATCAGGCGGAACACCGATCTGACGCTGCTTGTGCACAACAATCAGGTATACGGCCTGACAAAGGGTCAGGCATCCCCGACCTCAGGGCTTGGCATGACAACCGCTCTTCAACCCGATGGGGTCATATCCGAACCCTTCAACGGACCTGCCGTGGCTTTGAGTCTGGGTGCAGGATTTGTTGCCCGGGGATTTTCCGGCAACAAAGACCATTTAAGCGACCTCATACAAAAAGCCATGTCCCATAAAGGGTTGAGCCTCATTGATATCATGCAGCCCTGTGTGTCGTTCAACAAAATCAACACCTTTGAATGGTATAAGAAAAGAGTGTATGAAGCGGATAATCCTGAACCTGACAATTTTACACAGGCCATGAAGCTGGCCATGGAATGGGGGGATGCCATCCCCATCGGAATCTTTTATCAAACAAAAAAGCCGGATTTTACATCCCGGATAAAAGGACTTGAAAACGGCCCCCTTATTTTTCGGAACTATGATCCGGAAAAAGCCAGGGCAATATTACAGGATTCATAA
- a CDS encoding STAS/SEC14 domain-containing protein has product MSFAFDEIQLIEVPAGTIVRLVFKDTLKKEDYEQFVPMVEKIMESRDKIRMLIELRDFKGWSVGAMWEDTKFGLSHFTDIDRLAIVGDKQWEKTMATFIKPFTTATVKYFDLEELDAANVWISE; this is encoded by the coding sequence ATGAGCTTTGCTTTTGATGAAATACAATTGATTGAAGTCCCGGCCGGGACAATCGTCCGTCTCGTCTTTAAAGACACGCTTAAAAAAGAGGATTATGAACAATTTGTTCCCATGGTGGAAAAGATCATGGAATCCAGGGATAAAATCCGGATGCTGATTGAGCTTCGTGATTTTAAAGGGTGGTCGGTGGGGGCGATGTGGGAGGATACAAAATTTGGTCTGTCGCATTTTACGGATATTGATCGTCTGGCCATTGTGGGTGATAAACAATGGGAAAAAACCATGGCAACATTCATCAAACCGTTTACCACAGCGACTGTAAAGTATTTTGACCTGGAGGAACTTGATGCGGCCAACGTCTGGATCAGTGAATGA
- a CDS encoding SHOCT domain-containing protein, with protein sequence MIRKRMFSLLIILSTLTFSACAQGPNSPMGYGDGRSIMGCSYGGRFMWLIVIVLVIGVIYALRQASKSKGSAGSITETSLDILEKRYAKGEITREEFDKMKADIKN encoded by the coding sequence ATGATACGAAAAAGAATGTTCTCTTTATTAATAATACTTTCAACACTAACATTTTCTGCTTGTGCCCAAGGTCCCAACAGCCCGATGGGTTACGGGGATGGGCGTAGTATAATGGGATGCAGTTATGGAGGACGATTTATGTGGTTAATCGTTATAGTTTTAGTCATTGGTGTTATTTATGCCCTGCGTCAGGCTTCAAAATCAAAAGGTTCCGCCGGATCGATCACGGAAACATCTTTAGATATTCTGGAGAAGCGTTATGCAAAAGGCGAAATAACAAGAGAAGAATTTGATAAAATGAAAGCTGATATCAAAAATTAA
- a CDS encoding desulfoferrodoxin, whose protein sequence is MAKRMEVYKCDVCGNIVEMLHGGDGELVCCGQPMKLQTENTVDAAKEKHVPVIEKVSGGVTVKVGSVAHPMEEKHSIEWIEIIADGKTYRQFLNPGDKPEATFQIKAEKIRAREYCNLHGLWSV, encoded by the coding sequence ATGGCAAAAAGAATGGAAGTTTATAAGTGCGACGTTTGCGGAAATATCGTTGAGATGCTGCATGGCGGTGACGGTGAACTGGTCTGCTGCGGCCAGCCGATGAAATTACAAACTGAAAATACAGTGGATGCCGCTAAGGAAAAACATGTGCCGGTCATTGAGAAGGTTTCCGGCGGAGTCACGGTCAAAGTTGGAAGTGTCGCACATCCCATGGAAGAGAAACACTCAATTGAATGGATCGAGATTATTGCCGACGGTAAGACATATAGACAGTTTTTAAATCCGGGAGATAAGCCGGAAGCTACTTTTCAGATTAAGGCTGAAAAGATTCGGGCAAGAGAGTACTGCAATCTTCATGGCCTTTGGAGCGTATAA
- a CDS encoding ATP-binding cassette domain-containing protein → MTREASPFEGAAVGEVIELRASKFKPVDTVTSLSGWREYVIASPKELNLVSYILAINPFIAADILSQTPALERQAELNLQGKRRKQIMLELQNLSFEMPETENGSDTIAVRSIINDISFTFESGKIYAVTGPNGSGKSTLAKLIMGIHAPSRGMIRFMDEDITGMAIDERSRAGIAYGFQNPARFKGTTFRDLLAIASGQDDEDTLARIISRVGICSMDFLDKPVDAKLSGGEIKKIEMATIIARSPKLAIYDEPDTGIDLWTIQPMVDLIRRENRENNATTIVVSHNRAFLEAADTLVLIKGGKIAYTGDMDGAELMLDDQGVCTLNDLCREENNAECYR, encoded by the coding sequence ATGACGAGAGAGGCAAGCCCCTTCGAAGGTGCCGCCGTGGGTGAGGTCATCGAGTTGCGAGCCAGTAAATTCAAACCGGTCGACACTGTCACGTCTCTTTCCGGATGGCGTGAATATGTTATCGCGTCGCCAAAAGAGTTGAATCTGGTCAGCTATATTTTAGCCATTAATCCTTTTATTGCGGCTGATATTTTAAGTCAGACCCCTGCACTTGAAAGGCAGGCAGAATTAAATTTACAGGGAAAAAGGAGGAAACAGATTATGCTGGAACTACAGAATCTTTCATTTGAAATGCCTGAAACAGAGAATGGGTCGGATACCATTGCGGTCCGGTCAATTATAAACGATATCAGTTTTACATTTGAATCAGGCAAGATTTATGCGGTTACCGGTCCCAATGGTTCGGGAAAGTCCACTTTGGCCAAGCTGATCATGGGGATTCATGCACCCAGCCGGGGCATGATCCGGTTCATGGATGAAGATATCACCGGCATGGCCATTGATGAGCGCTCCAGGGCCGGTATCGCCTATGGTTTTCAGAATCCAGCCCGGTTCAAAGGCACCACCTTCCGGGATCTGCTGGCTATTGCATCGGGACAGGACGATGAAGATACACTGGCCAGAATTATCTCCCGGGTGGGGATATGTTCCATGGATTTTCTTGACAAACCCGTGGATGCAAAACTTTCGGGCGGAGAGATCAAAAAGATTGAGATGGCCACCATTATTGCAAGAAGTCCAAAACTGGCGATCTATGATGAGCCGGATACGGGTATTGATCTGTGGACTATCCAGCCCATGGTGGATCTCATCCGCCGGGAGAACCGGGAAAACAACGCCACCACCATTGTGGTCAGCCATAACAGGGCATTTCTTGAGGCAGCCGATACGCTTGTGCTGATTAAAGGCGGGAAAATCGCCTATACAGGCGATATGGACGGTGCCGAATTGATGCTGGATGATCAGGGTGTCTGTACATTAAATGATTTATGCCGGGAGGAAAACAATGCTGAATGCTATCGATAA
- a CDS encoding SufD family Fe-S cluster assembly protein has product MLNAIDKQILKEVAGFEDIPKGAYNIRKNGKLLGRKVSANIDIRTHEEKSGIVVEIAPGTKNESLHIPVILSQAGLHDTVYNTFIIGEDADVTIIAGCGIHCGSSEPEGHSGIHEFVIKKNARMVYVEKHTALGSGTGKRTLNPTTKVFLEENAKAEMELTQLQGVDQAKRKNEAVVGPGASLMITERVMTDNNQTAVSQNDVVLSGVDSRANIVSRSVIKGTSSQDFEVNLTAEARCYGHIECDAIIMDNGKSQTIPALKALHPDAELTHEASIGKIANDQLMKLMSLGLDYDQAVNTIIQGFLR; this is encoded by the coding sequence ATGCTGAATGCTATCGATAAACAGATTTTAAAGGAAGTGGCTGGATTTGAAGATATTCCGAAAGGGGCTTATAACATACGCAAAAACGGGAAACTGCTCGGCAGGAAAGTCTCTGCGAATATCGACATCCGCACCCATGAAGAAAAAAGCGGGATTGTTGTAGAGATAGCACCAGGTACAAAAAACGAGTCGCTTCACATTCCGGTGATCCTTTCCCAGGCCGGACTCCATGATACCGTATACAACACGTTTATCATTGGAGAAGACGCTGATGTTACCATTATTGCCGGCTGCGGCATTCATTGCGGCAGCAGTGAGCCGGAAGGTCATTCCGGTATCCACGAATTTGTGATCAAAAAAAATGCCCGGATGGTGTATGTGGAAAAACATACCGCACTAGGCAGCGGGACAGGGAAACGCACCCTCAACCCGACAACAAAGGTTTTTCTGGAGGAGAATGCAAAAGCTGAAATGGAGCTGACCCAGCTTCAAGGTGTCGATCAAGCCAAACGAAAAAACGAGGCTGTTGTGGGGCCGGGTGCATCATTGATGATCACCGAGCGGGTAATGACCGATAACAACCAGACAGCGGTTTCACAAAATGATGTGGTGCTTTCCGGCGTTGACAGCAGGGCCAATATTGTCTCCCGCTCTGTGATCAAGGGAACTTCTTCCCAGGATTTTGAGGTCAACTTAACGGCAGAGGCCCGCTGTTACGGCCATATTGAATGTGATGCCATCATTATGGATAATGGAAAGAGCCAGACCATTCCGGCCCTGAAAGCCCTGCATCCCGATGCCGAACTGACCCATGAGGCGTCCATCGGTAAAATTGCAAACGACCAGTTGATGAAATTAATGAGCCTGGGTCTGGATTATGACCAGGCCGTCAACACAATTATACAGGGGTTTTTAAGGTGA
- a CDS encoding IS630 family transposase: MFDFRFILTRFQKKALEKALSVARNLGQYTVSNRIRSILAIAEGKGVGEIASILRVSPATIRQWLTKYLTGGLKALRTVHKQSSRLSRLTKTQKSQLLKNLGFSYQKACFSVGGKDPDNQRKREDWLSKTWSEILNQAEKENAYLLFGDEVSFPQWGSLTYTWAPKGQQPTVQTSGCRKGYKVFGLIDYFTGKFFYKTLEGRFNSESYKDFLWGVFLKTRKKIILIQDGARYHTSKAMKLFFDQFKHWVTVYQLPSYSPDYNPIEKLWKNIKTAEIHLHYFPTFDSLKQKVEKALLRHSNQQKAICNLFGFYHEIKVA, encoded by the coding sequence ATGTTTGATTTTCGGTTTATACTGACAAGGTTCCAGAAAAAAGCGCTTGAAAAAGCTCTTTCAGTAGCCCGTAATTTGGGACAATATACAGTCTCCAATCGAATTCGATCCATTTTGGCCATAGCCGAAGGTAAGGGTGTCGGAGAAATCGCCTCCATTCTTCGAGTAAGCCCTGCCACCATTCGTCAATGGCTTACAAAATACCTGACCGGTGGATTGAAAGCTCTCCGTACCGTTCATAAACAATCGAGTCGACTTAGTAGGTTGACAAAGACCCAAAAGAGCCAATTGCTCAAAAACTTGGGCTTTTCATATCAAAAAGCCTGTTTTTCTGTCGGCGGAAAAGATCCGGACAACCAACGCAAACGAGAAGACTGGCTGAGTAAAACCTGGTCGGAAATCCTAAATCAGGCAGAGAAGGAAAATGCATACCTCCTCTTCGGTGATGAAGTTTCTTTTCCTCAGTGGGGAAGTCTGACATACACATGGGCACCGAAGGGACAACAGCCGACTGTACAGACGTCGGGATGTAGAAAAGGGTATAAAGTATTCGGGCTTATCGATTATTTTACGGGTAAGTTCTTTTACAAAACCCTGGAAGGTCGATTCAACTCCGAATCGTACAAGGATTTTCTTTGGGGCGTATTCCTCAAAACCAGAAAAAAAATCATTCTTATTCAGGATGGCGCCCGATATCACACATCGAAAGCAATGAAATTGTTTTTTGACCAATTTAAACACTGGGTGACGGTTTATCAACTGCCAAGCTACTCACCTGATTACAACCCAATCGAAAAATTGTGGAAAAACATTAAAACGGCTGAAATCCACCTGCATTACTTTCCGACTTTTGATTCACTCAAACAAAAGGTTGAGAAGGCTTTATTACGGCATTCAAATCAACAAAAGGCGATATGTAATCTTTTTGGGTTTTATCATGAGATTAAAGTTGCATAA
- a CDS encoding alkene reductase — protein MKNEQILLTTYDMKDFTLENRVVMAPMTRSRAENPGNIATDLMAEYYAQRASAGLIISEGSQISKRAVGYINTPGIYSDEQVEGWKKVTTAVHAKAGRIFLQLWHVGRMSHPDFHNGELPLSASALNPNSKSYTPEGFKDTVTPKEMTIEEIKETIADYGKAAKNARAANFDGIEIHASNGYLLHQFFSRTSNIRTDKYGGSKENRAKILFEVIEEVKKHIPENRIGVRLNPSLHGIFGMTLDEETIPTFDYIVNQLNNYELAYLHLSEPFTDVTAVPGAEPHIAKHYRPMYKGTLMINTAFDREKGNQVLNDKLADLVAYGKPYISNPDLVERFAAKAEIAEWDESTFYTSGAKGYTDYPAFKS, from the coding sequence ATGAAAAACGAACAAATACTTTTGACAACGTATGACATGAAAGATTTTACACTTGAAAATCGTGTCGTCATGGCTCCCATGACTCGCAGCAGAGCTGAAAATCCGGGAAATATTGCAACTGATCTTATGGCCGAGTACTATGCCCAGAGAGCGTCGGCAGGTCTCATTATTTCCGAAGGTTCCCAGATATCAAAACGGGCAGTTGGCTATATCAACACCCCTGGTATTTATTCAGATGAACAGGTGGAAGGATGGAAAAAAGTGACGACTGCTGTCCATGCAAAAGCAGGAAGAATATTTCTTCAGCTGTGGCATGTGGGGCGTATGTCCCATCCTGATTTTCACAATGGTGAACTGCCACTATCAGCTTCTGCATTAAACCCGAATTCCAAGAGTTATACGCCGGAAGGTTTCAAGGATACGGTTACCCCAAAAGAGATGACAATTGAGGAAATAAAAGAAACGATTGCTGATTACGGAAAAGCGGCTAAAAATGCCAGGGCTGCAAATTTTGATGGTATTGAGATACATGCGTCCAACGGCTATCTGCTTCATCAGTTTTTCAGTAGAACTTCAAATATAAGGACTGATAAATATGGCGGTTCAAAAGAAAACAGAGCTAAAATTTTATTTGAAGTTATAGAAGAAGTGAAAAAACATATACCTGAAAACCGTATTGGGGTTAGACTAAACCCGTCGCTTCATGGCATATTTGGAATGACTTTAGATGAAGAGACTATCCCGACATTTGATTATATAGTGAATCAACTAAATAATTATGAACTTGCTTACCTGCATCTTTCAGAGCCATTTACAGATGTGACAGCCGTACCCGGGGCAGAACCTCATATAGCGAAACATTACCGCCCCATGTACAAAGGTACGCTCATGATAAATACAGCTTTTGATAGAGAAAAAGGGAACCAGGTTCTAAATGATAAACTGGCTGATCTGGTCGCCTACGGGAAGCCTTATATTTCTAATCCGGATCTGGTTGAGAGATT